From the genome of Desulfovibrio sp. JY:
CTGCGCCCCTACTTCATCTCCAAGCGCCTGGACCTCAAGCGGCCCATCTACAAGCCGACTTCCTGCTACGGCCATTTCGGCCGGGAGCGGCCCGAGTTCACCTGGGAACGCACCGACGCCGCGGCCGACATCAAGACGGCCCTGAAGCTGTAACAGCCATTCGTCGGGGCGGCGCCGCCGCGCCGCCCCGATCCGCACACCATGCTGCACCGCCTGTCCGAAGCCATCGACCGGTTCGTGGCCGACAAGGAAGCGGCGCATCGACGCGCGTTCGTGGAAACGTGCCGCCGCTGGGAGCTGATCGTCGGCCCGGAAACGGCGGAGCTGGTGCGCCCGCTGGGCCATCGCCGGCGGGAACTGCTTCTTGGCGCGACCGATCCGGTGGCCATGCAGGAGATGGTGTTCGCGGCCCCGGAAATTTTATCCCTGGTCAATGCCGCCTTGGGGCAGGAAGCCTTTGACAAAGTGCGGTTCGACCTGCTAGGTAGCCAAATTTCCTTGGATGCGTTACGGGGAGTCCCCCCGCGTTTTTCCACGCCCCTGCCTACACGGCCGGAAGGCCTGGGCAGACTTTTGGGGACTTTTGATCCGGAAAGCCCCGTTGGGCGATGTTATGCCAAGTATGTTGCGTATTTCGAGGCCGGGCCGAAGCCGTCCGGCAAGACCCGTCATGGTGGCCGTACCAAGGCTGGCGGGACGGCATAAGACGGCGCGATACACTTTTTGTGGAGGCGAATGATGAGCGAAGGATTGCAGCTTGATCTGAAGAAGCCGCTGGACAAGATGACCGCCAAGGAACTGCGCGAGCTGGTCGTGAAGCAGGTTCCGCAGATTACGGGCGCTTCCGGCCTTGGCAAGGAAGAGCTCCTGGTCCAGATCAAGGAAGTGCTGGGTATTGGCGGCGAGGAAGGGGAAAAGGTTTCTCCGTACAAGACGAAGATTTTGTCCATGAAGGCCAAAATGCGGGAGCTGCGGAGCAAGCGGGCCGAGGTTTCCGGCGATGGTTCGCGTCGCCAGAAGGAAATTCTGCGTCGTCAGGTCAACAAGCTGAAAAAGCGGACCCGTCGACTGGCCAAGGCTTCCTAATCGGCGCACCCCAAAAAATGCTTGACGGGCGCACTGCGTTGCAGTAGATAGGTTCGCTCTTGAGCTTGCTGGGGGATCGTCTAGCGGCAGGACTATGGACTCTGACTCCATCAACCTAGGTTCGAATCCTAGTCCCCCAGCCAAAACCATATTTGTGTCCCCATCGTCTAGCCTGGTCCAGGACATCGGCCTTTCACGCCGGTAACAGGGGTTCAAATCCCCTTGGGGACGCCAAGAAATTCAGCGGGTTACCTGTCCAGGGCAACCCGCTTTTCTTTGGTCCACACGAAGTCCACATCCTGACGTCCCCTGCGATTGACCTCGTCCCGGGCTGACGCCTATTGTAAAGACCCCTGGGAGCGGAAAGACTCGCGAATATACATCCAGCCATGCGTAGACTCGACCGCTTGCTCAGCCTGATCCTCTTCTTGCAATCCCGCCGCTTCGCTACTGCCGCGTCCATGGCTGAGCACTTCGGACTGAGCCAGCGTACCATCTACAGGGACATGAAAGCCCTGGCCGAGGCCGGCGTGCCGGTACTGGCCGAGGCCGGGGTCGGCTTCTCCCTCATGCGGGGCTATCTGCTGCCACCCGTCAATTTTTCCGAAGAGGAAGCTTTCGCCCTGGCGACTGGCGGCATGCTCCTCGAACGCACAGCGGCATCGTCCCTTTCAACCCATGTGTCCTCAGCCCTGCAGAAAATACGGGCCGTGCTTCCACCGGTACGCCGCGAGGAGCTGGCAAACCTTATGCGCGGCATGGGCAGTACGGCCGCTACCCCGCCCCCGGCCTGGCAACCGGACCTCGCCCTGATCCAGAAAGCTCTCGTCCGCTGCCGACCCCTTCGCTTGCGCTATCAGGGCCACGGCAAAACGGACGCCGAGGAACGCGTGGTCGAGCCTATGGGGCTGCTCTACTACCTCGGCCGCTGGCACCTCATCGCCTGGTGCCGCGTACGCCAGGGACTGCGCGATTTTCGTATCGATCGCATGCACGAGGCGGAAATGCTCGGCGAGCGCTTCGTTCCGCGCAGCAACTTCGATCCGGCTGCATATGTGCGCGAGAACATGCCCCGCCCTCTCCTCCGCGCCCGCGTGCGCTTCCATCCCGAGGCCGTGGACCGCGCCAGGCGGGAGTGGTGGCTCGGCGTGGACGAGGACCGGCTCCAGGCGCAAGACGGCGACACCGTCCTCAACCTGTCCACCGTGGGCTGGGATCACCTCGCTTCCTGGCTGCTCACCTTCGGCCCCATGGCCACGGTGGTCGAGCCGGCCGCACTGCGGGAACGCGTCGCTGCCCTGGCCGAGGCTGCGGCCAGGCACCACCGGAACGAGCCGCCTGCGACCTAGCGCGTCAAGATGATCTTGCCGCCAAGCCGCCCTGCGCACATGGCCGCAAAGCCTTCCCTCGCCCGCTCCATGGGCAACACCTGCGCGATCTGCGGCGTGATGCCGTGGCGGACGACAAAGTTCATGAGGTCGAGCATTTCCGCCCGGGTGCCCATGATGGAGCCCTTGATGGTAAGTTGATTGACGATGACCGGCAGCAGGTCCAACTGCACCATGCGCCCCGTGGTTATGCCCATGGTCACGACGGTGCCGCCGCGCCGTACCGAGGCCAAGGAGTGCTCCCAGGTGGCGGTGCCCACGCTGTCGAAGACTGCCTCGACCCGATGCGGCAGGCCCTCACCTGGGACAAGGACCTGGTACGCGCCAAGACGGCGGGCTAATTCCCGTCCCTCCTCGGAGCGGCTGGTGGCCCATACCTCCATCCCGGCAGCGCATCCCATCTGGATGAGCGCCGTGGACACGCCGCCTGTGGTTCCCTGCACCAGCATGGTCTGCCCGGGACGCAGTCCGGATTTGACGCAGAGCATGCGGTAGGCCGTCAGCCAGGCGGTGCCCAGCACCGAAGCGGCAAGCGGGGAGAGCCCCTTGGGCAGGGCCAGGGCATTGCGGCGCGGCACAACCACATAATCGGCAAAGGTGCCCTGGACCTTTTCGCTCAGCACATGCCAGCCCGGGTCCAACGTCTCGTCATCTGTCCGGTCGGCGTCGGTGATGAGCGGATAGAGAACGACCTCCGTCCCGTCGTCCAGGCGGCCAACGGCGTCGTTGCCAAGGATCATGGGGAAGGGGATGGGTGTGGCCTGACCGGTGATGCCGCGCAGGGTAAACAGGTCGTGGCGATTGAGGCTTGCATGCGTGACGCGCACCCGCACCCAACCCTCGGTGACCTCCGGTTCCGGGCGCTCCCCCACCTTGAGAGCCTGAAGCGGCTCGGCATCGTTTGGTTTCTCGCAATACACAGCAAACATAGCGATCTCCCTGCTTTGATGGTTGCCAGACGCCAGCCAGCTTGGTCCCCGCCCCTGACAATCCTATGGCCACAGGGTGGTGCTCCCGGGCCTGCTGACAATGGGGTGTCAGGGGACCGTCGCAGGATGCCATCAGGACATCAATGGGGTGTCTGCTAACATACCATGAAAGGGAAAAGTTATGTCCATCGAACTGCCCACTGCCATCGCCGGTTACTTCACGGCGGCCAACGCCCACGACGCCACGGCCATGCTGCGCTTTTTCACCCAGGAAGCGGCTGTCATCGATGAAAAAGAGGAACGGCGTGGCCATGCGGCCATTGGCGCCTGGGAAAAGGAAACCTACGAACAGTACCAACCGCATGCGGAGCCCGTCTCCGTCCAACGGCTGGGAGAAGAAGTCGTGGTCATGGCTGCTGTTTCCGGCAACTTCGCCGGCAGCCCCGTGACCTTGCGTTTCGCATTCCGGCTCACCGGGGGGATGATCGGTCGACTGGAGATCACCGTACCGTAGGCAGGACAGGCCAACGCTATGGCGCGCTCCGCTCGCTTCTCCTTGGCAACCCCAGCTGAAAAAAGCGGCCTACGTCGACCACGTAAGCCGCTTTTTTCGTTTGTCCACACGAAGTCCACATTTCCGACCTTGGGAGTCCAAAACTTTACCCCTGCTCCTGCGCGACCTTCTGGATGCTGACGACCTTCCCTGGTCCGCGCTTGCCCATGACCGCTTCCATGGCTTCCTGGGTCTGCTTGAGGCCGAGGCTCTGGAGGTAACGGGGCGTGGTCTGCGGCGACTTGTGGCGCAAGACGGACTGGATGACGGCCACCGGCTGCCCTTCACGGTACAGGATGCTGGCCGTGAGATGCCGAATGGCGTGGAAGCCAAACTCCCTGACGCCGGCCTTCTTGCACAGCCGCTCCATCAGGTGCTGCCGGTTGGTGAACGGCTGCCCCAGGTATTCCTTGCAGAAGGCATGCGCCTCCACAGTTACGAATACGGACTCGGAGGCAATGGGGCGATGCTCCCACCACGCCATGAGGACCTTCTTGAGCCGTTGCACCATGGGGACCGGGTCAGGTTCCAGGTCACCTTCCGCGCGTTTTCTCGTCCAAAGGGGAGATGCGGGCGTCGCCGAAAAGGACTAGCCCCGGGCAGGTTCCTGCCTGAACTTATTGGCGATCGAGGCAGCCGCGCGGCGACCGGCCCCCATGGCCGAAATGACCGTGGCCGCCCCCGTGACGATGTCGCCGCCGGCGAAGACGTTGGGGATGCTCGTTTCACCTGTCTCCTCATTGACGACAATGTAGCCGCGGTCGTTGGTGGCAAGGCCAGGCGTCGTGCGGGGCAAAAGAGGGTTCGCCCGAGTGCCGACGGCCACAATAGCCATGTCCACCGGGAGTTCGCAGTACTGCCCCTCGCAGGCCAGGGGGCGGCAGCGGCCGGAATCATCGGGTTCGCCCAGGCGCATCTTCTGCAGCACCACCGAGACCAAGCGTCCCGATGGATCGCCATTGAACGACAACGGCGCGTGCAGACACATAAGCTCGATGCCCTCCTCCTTGGCGTGGTGCAGCTCTTCCAACCTGGCCGGCATCTCATTCTCGGTGCGGCGATAGACGATGGAGACCCGTTCGGCGCCCATGCGCGCCGCCGTGCGGGCGGAATCCAGGGCCACGTTGCCCGCCCCGAAAACCACCACGCGCCTGCCTGGATAGACCGGGGTGTCCCACTCCGGGAAGGCGTAAGCCCGGCCCAGATTGACCCGGGTCAGGTACTCGTTGGCGGAAAAAACGCCGATGTGGTTCTCGCCGGGTATGCCGAGAAAGACCGGCAAGCCCGCGCCCACGCCGATGAACACGGCCTTGTAGCCCGAATCCAGCAGATCCTGGACGTCGATGGTGCGTCCGCCGACCCAGTTGGTGTAAAACCGCACGCCCATGGCGGTCATGGCTTCGATTTCACGGCGCACCACGGCCTTGGGCAGGCGGAATTCCGGAATGCCGTAGACCAGCACCCCGCCGGGTTCATGCAGGGCCTCGTAGACGTCCACGCCGATGCCCTGGGCAGCCAGGGAGCCGGCCACGGTCAGCCCGGCCGGGCCGGCGCCGATGCAAGCCACGCGTAGGCCGTCGAGCCCAGGCGGACATGCCGGCGCGCCGGTCAGGGTCTCGCAGGCGTCCGAGGCCATGAACGTATCGGCCACATAGCGCTCCAGCCGGCCGATTGCCACGGGCTCGCCTTTCTTGCCCAGGATGCAGGCGGCCTCGCATTGGCTCTCCTGGGGACAGACCCGGCCACAGACCGCCGGAAGTGAATTGGTTTTCCGGATGACGCCGTACGCGGCAGTGATGTCACCCGCGGCCAGGGCGGCGATGAAGCCGGGGATGTCGATGCCCACCGGACAGCCCGAAACGCAGGCCGGCTTTTTGCATCGCAGGCACCGCGACGCCTCGGCCAGGGCCATCTCCCGGCTGTAGCCCAGCGCCACCTCGTCGAAATTCCCCACGCGCACACGCGGCAGTTGCTCGGGCATGGGCGTGCGCGGCATCCTTTTGCCATTACCGTCACTGGGAGCAGCGGCACACATGGTGTTTTTTAAACTCCTCGTAAGATCTTTTTTCCATGGTCGTAAACGCGTTCAGGCGCTGGGCGAGTTCCTTGAAGTCCACGCGCGCGCCGTCAAACTCCGGGCCATCGACGCAGGCGAAGCGGACTTCCCCGTCGACCCGGACGCGACAGGCGCCGCACATGCCGATACCGTCGAGCATGATGGAGTTGAGACTGACAAGGCAAGGGATGCTGAAACGGGCGGCCACTGCGGACACCGCCGCCATCATGGGCACCGGGCCAACGGCCAGCACCTCGGCCACCGGGGAATCGTCGCCAAGACGCTCCTCCAGAAGCTCCGTCACCAGCCCCTGGCGGCCGTAGGACCCATCATTGGTGGAGATGAGCACTGCAGCGCACACGCGCCGCAGTTCCTCCTCGAAGAGCAACAGATCCTTGGTGCGCGCGCCGATGATGCCGATCACGCGGTTGCCGGCCTGATGGTGGCCCTTGGCGATGTGGTGCATGGCGGCGATGCCCGTGCCGCCGCCCACGCAGACAATGGCTCCTTCGCGGTGGTGGATGTCGGTTGGCTTGCCGAGCGGACCGCACAGGTCGAGGAGGACGTCGCCGGCCTCCAGGGTGTCGAGGTGCGCGGTGGTTTTGCCAAGGACGAGGTAGACCAGGGTGATGGTGCCAGCCGTGGCATCGGCGTCGGCAATGGTGAGCGGGATGCGCTCCCCTTTTTCGCAGACCCGCAGGATGACGAAATTGCCGGGCCTGGCCTTGTCCGCAATGTGCGGAGCCTTGATGACCAGCTCGCTGGTCTGGCCGGGGATAAGCCGGCGCTTGCGGATGATGGTGTTTGTCATGCCGGGTTCCTTGCAGGACGAGGGTTCGGAATGAGCGCGGCCTCGCGGCCGCGCTAGAACCCCAGGTTGCGCTTGAGGGCGGCCATGTTGATTGCCTGGAGCACGAGCTTGGAGCCGTGTTCGATGCGGGAGTTGTCGCGCAGTTTTTCGCGCGTCAGAATCAATTCCATTTTCTTGGCCACGGTGAAGGTATCGTCGCGCACCACGATGACCGGCACGCCCTTGTCCTCGGCCTTGGCCAGGATGATGTCGTTGGGGTAGAGGTTGCCGGCCAGGATCAGCGCCGCGCAGCCGCCTTCCAGGGCCACGAGTTGCAGGTCGGCCCGGTCGCCGCCGCACAGGATGGCCACGTCCTTATGGCGTTTGAAGAAGGTGACGAAGTTCTCCACCTGCATGGTGCCGATCAGGAAGTTGACCACCAGATTGTCGGTGCGCCCGCCCGTGGTGATCATGCGGCCGCCCAGGCCATGGGCCAGGTCGCCCGCGCGCACGGCGAACATGATGGGGTCGTGAGGCACGATGCCGAGCACGTCCACGCCGCGCCGCTTGAGGAAGGGCACGATCAGCGTCTCGGCTTCCTCGCGGAAGTGGTCGGGCACGTCGTTTAGGATGACGCCGACCAGGTCGTCGCCCAGGGCTTCCTTGGCCGCGGCCAGGTAGTCGTAGTTGTACTCCTGGATATAGCGGTCGACGAGCAGGACCTTGGCGCCGATGGCGCTGGCCACGGATACGCCGTCCACGCCGCAGTACTTGCCGGAGTACAGGAAGCTGCCCGAACCGCCGACCAGCATGAGGTCCTTGCCGGCGGAGAGCTTCTTATAGCTGTCGACGATGCCCGGCATCAGGTTGGCGCAATCCTCCAGGAAGGCGCGCATATGGAAATCCCGGGTGATGACCACGGGACTGACCAGCGAAGGGGACTCCGACAGGCCCAGGGCCTGCTGCATGAAATGGGCGTCCTCGTCGCCGATCTGGTTGTTGATCTTGTGGGGCACGGCGCCGACAGGCTTCATGTAGCCGATGGTCTTGCCTTCGCGCTGAAACTGCTGCCCCAGGGCCAGCGTGACGAGGTTCTTGCCCGAATATCCCTGCGTGGACCCGATATAGAGACCGATCATAGGATTGTTCCTCCTGGATTCTGCTTACTTTGCGCTCAGGGTGATCCGCACGTCGGCGACCACGGCCTTTTCCGCGTTGACCAGCACCGGGTTGAACTCGGCTTCCTGGATCTCCGGGAAATCCAGAGCCAGTTCCGACATGGTGAGCAGGATGTCCTCGATGGCCTGGAAGTTGACCGGCGGCTCGCCGCGCACGCCCTTAAGGAGCATGTACGACTTGATCTCGCGGATGATCCCCTTGGCGTCGTCGCGCCCGAGCGGAGCCAGGCGGAAGGCGATGTCCTTTAAGATTTCCACGTAGATGCCGCCGAGGCCGA
Proteins encoded in this window:
- a CDS encoding DUF721 domain-containing protein, which encodes MLHRLSEAIDRFVADKEAAHRRAFVETCRRWELIVGPETAELVRPLGHRRRELLLGATDPVAMQEMVFAAPEILSLVNAALGQEAFDKVRFDLLGSQISLDALRGVPPRFSTPLPTRPEGLGRLLGTFDPESPVGRCYAKYVAYFEAGPKPSGKTRHGGRTKAGGTA
- a CDS encoding YafY family transcriptional regulator; amino-acid sequence: MRRLDRLLSLILFLQSRRFATAASMAEHFGLSQRTIYRDMKALAEAGVPVLAEAGVGFSLMRGYLLPPVNFSEEEAFALATGGMLLERTAASSLSTHVSSALQKIRAVLPPVRREELANLMRGMGSTAATPPPAWQPDLALIQKALVRCRPLRLRYQGHGKTDAEERVVEPMGLLYYLGRWHLIAWCRVRQGLRDFRIDRMHEAEMLGERFVPRSNFDPAAYVRENMPRPLLRARVRFHPEAVDRARREWWLGVDEDRLQAQDGDTVLNLSTVGWDHLASWLLTFGPMATVVEPAALRERVAALAEAAARHHRNEPPAT
- a CDS encoding zinc-binding dehydrogenase; translated protein: MFAVYCEKPNDAEPLQALKVGERPEPEVTEGWVRVRVTHASLNRHDLFTLRGITGQATPIPFPMILGNDAVGRLDDGTEVVLYPLITDADRTDDETLDPGWHVLSEKVQGTFADYVVVPRRNALALPKGLSPLAASVLGTAWLTAYRMLCVKSGLRPGQTMLVQGTTGGVSTALIQMGCAAGMEVWATSRSEEGRELARRLGAYQVLVPGEGLPHRVEAVFDSVGTATWEHSLASVRRGGTVVTMGITTGRMVQLDLLPVIVNQLTIKGSIMGTRAEMLDLMNFVVRHGITPQIAQVLPMERAREGFAAMCAGRLGGKIILTR
- a CDS encoding nuclear transport factor 2 family protein — encoded protein: MSIELPTAIAGYFTAANAHDATAMLRFFTQEAAVIDEKEERRGHAAIGAWEKETYEQYQPHAEPVSVQRLGEEVVVMAAVSGNFAGSPVTLRFAFRLTGGMIGRLEITVP
- the gltA gene encoding NADPH-dependent glutamate synthase — translated: MCAAAPSDGNGKRMPRTPMPEQLPRVRVGNFDEVALGYSREMALAEASRCLRCKKPACVSGCPVGIDIPGFIAALAAGDITAAYGVIRKTNSLPAVCGRVCPQESQCEAACILGKKGEPVAIGRLERYVADTFMASDACETLTGAPACPPGLDGLRVACIGAGPAGLTVAGSLAAQGIGVDVYEALHEPGGVLVYGIPEFRLPKAVVRREIEAMTAMGVRFYTNWVGGRTIDVQDLLDSGYKAVFIGVGAGLPVFLGIPGENHIGVFSANEYLTRVNLGRAYAFPEWDTPVYPGRRVVVFGAGNVALDSARTAARMGAERVSIVYRRTENEMPARLEELHHAKEEGIELMCLHAPLSFNGDPSGRLVSVVLQKMRLGEPDDSGRCRPLACEGQYCELPVDMAIVAVGTRANPLLPRTTPGLATNDRGYIVVNEETGETSIPNVFAGGDIVTGAATVISAMGAGRRAAASIANKFRQEPARG
- a CDS encoding sulfide/dihydroorotate dehydrogenase-like FAD/NAD-binding protein, with translation MTNTIIRKRRLIPGQTSELVIKAPHIADKARPGNFVILRVCEKGERIPLTIADADATAGTITLVYLVLGKTTAHLDTLEAGDVLLDLCGPLGKPTDIHHREGAIVCVGGGTGIAAMHHIAKGHHQAGNRVIGIIGARTKDLLLFEEELRRVCAAVLISTNDGSYGRQGLVTELLEERLGDDSPVAEVLAVGPVPMMAAVSAVAARFSIPCLVSLNSIMLDGIGMCGACRVRVDGEVRFACVDGPEFDGARVDFKELAQRLNAFTTMEKRSYEEFKKHHVCRCSQ
- a CDS encoding AAA family ATPase; amino-acid sequence: MIGLYIGSTQGYSGKNLVTLALGQQFQREGKTIGYMKPVGAVPHKINNQIGDEDAHFMQQALGLSESPSLVSPVVITRDFHMRAFLEDCANLMPGIVDSYKKLSAGKDLMLVGGSGSFLYSGKYCGVDGVSVASAIGAKVLLVDRYIQEYNYDYLAAAKEALGDDLVGVILNDVPDHFREEAETLIVPFLKRRGVDVLGIVPHDPIMFAVRAGDLAHGLGGRMITTGGRTDNLVVNFLIGTMQVENFVTFFKRHKDVAILCGGDRADLQLVALEGGCAALILAGNLYPNDIILAKAEDKGVPVIVVRDDTFTVAKKMELILTREKLRDNSRIEHGSKLVLQAINMAALKRNLGF